From one Lycium ferocissimum isolate CSIRO_LF1 chromosome 7, AGI_CSIRO_Lferr_CH_V1, whole genome shotgun sequence genomic stretch:
- the LOC132064716 gene encoding root phototropism protein 3-like, which translates to MWESETESFSGRDNGNGVQSTSKHGVKTDSFEQKGQSWFVATDIPSDLLVQIQEVTFHLHKYPLLSRSGKMNRIIYESRDAELSRICLDELPGGPEAFELAAKFCYGIAIDLSATNISGLRCAAEYLEMTEDLEEGNLIFKTEAFLSYVVLSSWRDSILVLKSCEKLSPWAENLQIVRRCSESIAWKACANPKGIKWQYTGKPTKVSSPSWNQTKDSSPSQNQLVPPDWWFEDVSILRIDHFVRVITAIKVKGMRHELIGSSIMQYAAKWLPGLTKEGSGLSDEGSNSSNSNGSISWRGGLHMIVSVSGDEVPSVQTKDQRMIVESLISILPQQKDSVSCSFLLRLLRMANMLKVASALITELEKRVGMQFEQATLADLLIPCYNKSETMYDIDLVQRLLEHFIVQEQTEGSSPSRYPFSDKHMHDGSQRGTNLNAKMRVARLVDSYLTEVSRDRNLSLTKFQVLAEALPDTARTCDDGLYRAIDSYLKAHPTLSEHERKRLCRVMDCQKLSVDACMHAAQNERLPLRVVVQVLFSEQVKISNAIANISLKEAAESHYQPLVSNRKSLLEATPQSFQEGWTGAKKDINTLKFELETVKAKYLELQNDMDNLQRQFDKIAKPKQVSAWSSGWKKLSKLTKTTNTETHDINSQVPNAEQISTKTPRRWRNSIS; encoded by the exons ATGTGGGAATCAGAAACTGAGTCTTTTAGTGGAAGAGATAATGGCAATGGAGTTCAAAGTACCAGCAAGCATGGAGTCAAGACTGATAGTTTTGAGCAAAAAGGACAGTCTTG GTTTGTAGCAACTGATATCCCCAGTGACCTTTTAGTTCAAATTCAAGAAGTAACTTTCCATTTACACAAG TATCCTTTGCTATCTAGAAGTGGAAAAATGAACAGAATCATATATGAATCAAGAGATGCAGAATTGAGCAGGATATGTTTAGATGAGTTACCAGGTGGACCTGAGGCATTTGAGCTAGCAGCAAAGTTCTGTTATGGTATTGCTATTGATCTGTCTGCAACCAATATTTCTGGCCTAAGATGTGCAGCAGAGTATCTTGAAATGACTGAGGATTTGGAGGAAGGCAACCTTATATTCAAGACTGAAGCTTTTCTCAGCTATGTGGTTTTATCTTCATGGAGAGACTCCATACTGGTGCTAAAGAGCTGTGAGAAGTTATCACCGTGGGCAGAAAACCTACAAATCGTTCGAAGATGTAGCGAGTCCATCGCATGGAAAGCTTGTGCTAATCCAAAAGGAATAAAATGGCAATACACAGGCAAGCCCACAAAAGTTTCCAGCCCCAGTTGGAACCAAACGAAGGATTCCAGCCCCAGTCAAAACCAGCTAGTACCACCTGATTGGTGGTTTGAAGATGTTTCGATTCTCAGGATCGATCACTTTGTGAGAGTGATTACTGCTATCAAGGTAAAAGGCATGAGACATGAACTCATAGGTTCTTCCATTATGCAGTATGCAGCTAAATGGCTGCCAGGTTTAACCAAAGAAGGTTCCGGATTGTCAGATGAGGGAAGCAACAGTAGTAATAGCAATGGCAGCATTAGTTGGAGAGGGGGCCTACATATGATAGTATCAGTATCAGGAGACGAAGTACCGAGTGTCCAGACCAAAGATCAAAGGATGATTGTTGAAAGCCTAATAAGCATACTCCCACAACAGAAGGACAGTGTCTCATGTAGCTTCCTTCTTCGACTATTGAGGATGGCAAACATGCTGAAAGTCGCTTCAGCTTTAATAACTGAACTGGAGAAACGAGTAGGAATGCAATTTGAGCAGGCTACTTTGGCTGATCTTCTCATACCGTGTTACAATAAAAGTGAAACCATGTACGACATTGATCTTGTGCAGAGGCTTTTGGAACATTTCATAGTTCAAGAGCAGACAGAAGGTTCAAGTCCTAGTAGATATCCATTCTCCGATAAACATATGCACGATGGAAGTCAACGGGGTACAAATCTAAATGCTAAGATGAGGGTGGcaaggcttgtagacagttaccTAACAGAAGTATCCAGAGATAGAAATCTTTCCTTGACAAAATTTCAGGTCTTGGCTGAGGCTTTGCCTGATACGGCAAGAACATGTGATGATGGACTTTATCGGGCAATTGATTCCTATCTTAAG GCCCATCCCACGCTCTCAGAACACGAAAGAAAGAGGCTCTGCAGGGTGATGGATTGCCAGAAACTCTCTGTGGATGCTTGCATGCACGCTGCTCAGAATGAAAGGCTCCCACTACGAGTCGTGGTGCAAGTTCTCTTCTCTGAGCAGGTGAAGATAAGCAATGCAATAGCCAATATCTCTCTCAAAGAAGCAGCGGAATCTCATTATCAGCCTCTTGTATCAAACCGTAAGTCATTGCTTGAAGCAACGCCACAATCATTTCAAGAGGGGTGGACAGGAGCCAAGAAGGACATCAACACTCTTAAGTTTGAACTAGAGACTGTGAAAGCTAAGTACCTAGAACTCCAAAATGACATGGATAACTTACAGAGACAGTTCGATAAAATTGCAAAACCAAAACAAGTCTCAGCATGGAGCTCAGGATGGAAAAAGTTAAGCAAGCTTACCAAGACGACAAACACAGAAACACATGACATCAACAGTCAGGTTCCAAATGCTGAACAGATTTCCACAAAGACACCTAGAAGGTGGAGAAATTCCATTTCTTGA